One part of the Ailuropoda melanoleuca isolate Jingjing chromosome 6, ASM200744v2, whole genome shotgun sequence genome encodes these proteins:
- the FOXI2 gene encoding LOW QUALITY PROTEIN: forkhead box protein I2 (The sequence of the model RefSeq protein was modified relative to this genomic sequence to represent the inferred CDS: inserted 2 bases in 1 codon) encodes MASYCDGSGVCPAPHSQAGAAAHPAGXNAPALSPAPYAPCPGSAPPYAAAPGYAAPGPLLGAPGGLAGTDLAWLSLSGQQELLRLVRPPYSYSALIAMAIQSAPLRKLTLSQIYQYVAGNFPFYKRSKAGWQNSIRHNLSLNDCFKKVPREEDDPGKGNYWTLDPNCEKMFDNGNFRRKRKRRGEVSAAVSSGARRPGGAKTPELEPLGAASADLQAPPSPPAPDAAACFSSFASAMGALAGGLGTFPAGLAGDFSFGRPTTVAAHGPQAAGPAPGFSAGHQTAATSFRVGHFVYSREGTEV; translated from the exons ATGGCCTCGTACTGCGACGGCTCCGGTGTCTGCCCGGCCCCGCACAGCCAGGCCGGGGCAGCCGCGCACCCGGCGGG GAACGCGCCGGCTCTCAGCCCCGCGCCCTACGCGCCCTGCCCCGGGTCTGCGCCGCCCTACGCGGCCGCCCCGGGCTACGCCGCCCCCGGCCCGCTCCTTGGCGCCCCGGGCGGCCTGGCGGGCACCGACCTCGCGTGGCTAAGCCTCTCGGGCCAGCAGGAGCTGCTGCGGCTGGTGAGGCCGCCCTACTCCTACTCGGCGCTCATCGCTATGGCCATCCAGAGCGCGCCGCTGCGGAAGCTGACGCTCAGCCAGATCTACCAGTACGTGGCCGGCAACTTCCCCTTCTACAAGCGCAGCAAGGCAGGCTGGCAGAACTCCATCCGCCACAACCTGTCGCTCAACGACTGCTTCAAGAAGGTGCCCCGCGAGGAGGACGACCCAG GTAAAGGCAACTACTGGACCCTGGATCCAAACTGCGAGAAGATGTTCGACAACGGGAACTTCCGacggaagaggaagaggagaggagaggtgagCGCCGCTGTTTCCTCGGGAGCCAGGAGGCCGGGAGGAGCCAAGACACCAGAGCTGGAGCCCCTCGGCGCGGCCTCCGCGGACCTGCAGGCGCCTCCGTCCCCGCCCGCGCCCGACGCTGCCGCCTGCTTCTCCAGTTTCGCCTCGGCCATGGGGGCCCTGGCGGGCGGCCTGGGTACCTTCCCCGCGGGCCTGGCGGGAGACTTTTCTTTCGGGAGACCGACGACGGTCGCAGCCCACGGACCCCAGGCCGCAGGTCCCGCACCCGGCTTCAGCGCTGGCCATCAGACGGCGGCCACCAGCTTCCGTGTAGGCCACTTCGTCTACAGTCGGGAGGGGACAGAAGTTTGA